TCGCCGATGGTCGCCCATTCGTCGCGTTCCACCACGGCATTGCGCTGATCGCCCGACGGGAGACGGAACACCGGCAGATCGACCACATCGCCTTCGAGGTGGACGATGCGCGCGCCATGAGAGAGCGCCTCCGGTCCGCCGGGGTGCCGTTCTTCACGGATCTGCATAATGGGCCCTACGGCCCCACCATCTATGTGGCAGATCCCGACGGCACCAAGGTTGATCTCTACCAGGTCGGTGCAACGGCCGAGGCGTGAGCTGCCCAGAGATCAAGTGTCGAACAGCAGCTCAAGGCCGCGGGTGAAGGGCAATTCGATGCTCTGCCCGCCGCCCACGTTGAGCAGGGCCTGGCCGGTGCGGCGGATGTCGTGCAGCACGGCGCGCTTGGCCGCGCCGGGATTTTCCGCCTTGAGCGCCTCGATGATCTTGACGTGGCTTGTAGCATCCCACGGCATGGAAGGCACAAGGAACGACATGTACATGGTCGGGCCGAACTGGAGCCATAGGGATTCGATCAGCGGCATCAAGACGTCGGAGCCGGAAGCCCCGTACAGGGTGAAGTGGAATTTCTGATTCTGCGACAGGCAGTTCATGATGTCGCGCTTCTCGATGGCCTGGAGCAGGCTCTTGTTGATGGCCGTCAGCTCCGAGATCAGCTCTTTCGTGCAAGCCTTGGCCGCGCGTTCGGTGGCATTACCCTCCAGTTGCTCGCGCACATCGAACAGGTCGGCAATCTTCTCCGGCGTCAGCCGGGGCACTCGAACCGAGCCGCCCTTCGTCTCCTCCAGCGCATTGGCGGCGACGAGCCGGCTCAGCACCTCGCGAACCGGCATGGGACTGGTGCCGAGGGCGGCCGCGAGCTTTCTGAGGCTCATGACCTGCCCCGGCAGGAACGCGCCGACCATGAGGCCGCGGTACATGTATCTGGCCACGAGATCGTAGACATGTGCGCGCCCGCGCGTGGCCTTCTCCTCCGGCGCGGCTGGCGTCTTGTTGGTCTTCGCGTTGGCCATGGGGTCCTCACCGCCGCCGAGCCGCAGGACGCTTGTCGGAAGCGGCCGGAACGAAAAGCAGTCGACAATTATATGATCTCAATATGTGATCAATAGTTTAGTCGTCAGGGATCGGCAACCCGGAATGAACGAGCTTGACATTACACCAAGCCGCGCCCGCCGGAAACGGTCCGATTGAGCAGAGGACGCCGACGCTCCAGTCGCGTGGAGGGGATCTGCCAGGAGGCAAGGATTCTCGCGCGGGAAAGGCGTTTTGAGCAACGTTGACGTTCAATGCCGTGCCGGCATTTACGCCGCGCGCCCAACGAATGGGCACTAAAAAAACTGCACTGAACTTCATCTGGGGTCGTTGACAGCTTCAAAATGTGATCACACTATGTGCTCACATTGGAGCCAGAACGTGCCGAAAATCGCCAGCATCGAGACCCTTGTCGTCCAGCTCCCCACCCGCCGGAAGCATCAATGGACGGGGCTGACGGAGCCCATCGGCCGCTACCTGCTCGTGAAGATGACGGACGACGACGGCCGGACCGGCTGGGGTGAGGCGCCGGCGCTCAAGGACTGGGGCGGCGAGTTCGGCCGCTATTTCGGCGAGAGCGTCGCCATCGCCGACCTGCTGATCCAGCGCTATTTCGCGCCCGCCCTCGTCGGCGTCGAGCTTGCCAATCCGGCCGAGCTGCATGCCCGCATGGATGGCGTGCTGAAAGGCTATCCCTATGCCAAGGCGGCGGTGGAGTTCGCCTATTACGACGTGAGCGGCCGTTGGCTGGGTGTCCCGGTCCACACCCTGCTGGGCGGCAAGTCGCGGTCGCGCGTGCCGGTCACCCATTCCATCGGCCTCATCTCGCTGGAGGACGCCGCAGCCGAGGCGGAGAAGGTCGCCGCCGAGGGCATACGCACCATCAAGGTGAAGATCGGCGTTGACCCGGACCGCGACGTCGCGGTGGTTGGCGCGGTGCGGGCCGCCGCGGGCGACAAGGTGGACATCTGCGTAGACGCCAACGAAGGCTACCGCACGCCGGGAGACGCCATCCGCACCATCCGCAAGATGGAGAAATACGAGCTGAAGTACGTCGAGCAGCCGGTGATGGGCATCGAGCGGATCGCCGAGGTTGCGCGGGCCATCGATGCGCCGGTGATGGCAGACGAATCCGCCTGGAATGCCCACGACGCCATCCAGATCATCGAACGCCGCGCCGCCCAGATCGTCTCGATCTACACCACCAAGCCCGGCGGCCTCTACAAGGCGATGGAGGTGGCCGCGGTGTGCCGCGCGGCGGGCATCGTCTGCAATGTGAACGGCTCGGTGGAAACGGGCGTGGGCAACCTCGCCAACATCCACCTCGCCGCGTCCGCGCCGGCCGTCACCCTCTCGAACGTCGTACCGGTCTCCACCCCCGCGGCGTTCCAGCAGGGCCAGATCGGCGGCATCTACTACACGGACGATCTGATCTTGCAGCCGCTCACCCTCGTGGACGGCGCCATCGAGGTGCCCACCGGCCCCGGCATGGGCATCGACATCGATGCCGAGAAGATCGCCCGCTACACCGTTCCGGCCTGAGCCGAAGCATCCAGGGATAAGACACATGCGTGAGGAAATCCTCAGCCGGCAGGCCGCCGCCATGCGCGAGCAGGGCATCGACGCGATCGTCTCCTGCTCGCCGGAGAACTTCGCCTATGCGGCGGGCTTCGTCGTCCCCTCCCAGCCGCTGCTGCGCCATCGCCACGCCATGGCGGTGGTGAGCGCGGATGCGGCGCTCAATCTGTTCGTGGTGGACATGGAGGAGAGCACGGTGGTGCGCGAGGCGCCGGGCGTGCCCCTCACCATCTGGAAGGAGTTCTCCGACGACGCCATGAGCGTGCTCGCTACGATGCTCGGCGGCCTCGGCCTCTCGGGCGGGCGCATCGGCATCGAGATGGACTACCTGCCGGCAGGAGACTTCGCCCGCCTCTCGGCGGCCCTGCCCGGCGTCACCTTCGTGCCCGCCGAGCATCTCCTCTCGCGCCTCCGGCAGATCAAGACGCCCGGCGAAGTGGCCCTGCTGCGCCGGCTCGCGCGCATCGCAGACCAGGCCATCGGCGACACGCTCTCGGCCCTCAAGCCCGGCGATACCGAGCTCGACATCGCCGCCCATCTCACCCGCAACATCTACGAATTGGGCGCGGAGCACTTCAAGCTGCTTATCACCGCCACCGGCGAGCGCAGCCAATTGCCGAATGTCGGTCCCACCGACCGCAAGCTGGTGCGCGGCGACGTCTGCCGCGTGGAGATCTTCTCCGTCATCGGCGGCTATCAGGCGGGCGTCTGCCGCACCGCCTATGTGGAAGAGCCACCGCCCATGGCCGAAGAGGTCTGGCAGGTGATGGTGGATTGCAAGTATCGGCTGCTCGACATCGCCAAGCCGGGGGCCGACTGCCTCGAGATCTACAACGACTTCGTGGGGCGGCTGAAGGCCCACAACCTGCCGCCGATCTCGTTCGTCGGCCACGGCATCGGCCTCCACCTTCACGAAGACCCCTATCTCGGCGCGACGCCACTCCTCGGCCAGCCCGGGAAGTCGGCGGCACTCGAGGAGAACATGGTGCTGGGCTTCGAGCCCCTTTGCTACCGCACGGGCTACGGCTTCGGGGTCCAGAACAAGGACCTGATGCTGATCACCGCCACCGGCTCGGAGCTGTTGTCGGACTATACCGACACCGACCGACTGATCAGGATCGGTTGAGCCATGGCCAAAGCCCCCGGAATATCGATCGAGGACCTGTCCGTCGTGTTCAAGACCAGGACGGGCGTCACCACGGCGCTCGACAAGGTCTCGTTCGATATCGCGCCCGGCTCATTCCTCAGCGTGGTGGGACCCTCGGGCTGCGGCAAGACCACCTTGCTCAAGATCCTCTCCGGCGTGCTCCAGCCCTCGGGCGGCCGCGTCCTGTTCGACGGGGAGCCGCTGGCGCGGACCAAGGTGCAAGGGCAGGTGGGCTACGTCTTTCAGCGGGCGTTGCTGCTGCCGTGGCGGAGCGCGCTCGACAACGTGATGCTGACCCTGGAAGTCGCCCGCCGCGGCATGAGCCGGAGCGAGCGCGAGGCCGAGGCCCGGCACTGGCTCCAGGTCGCCGGCCTTGCCGGCTTCGAGCATCGCTTCCCGCATGAGCTGTCCGGCGGCATGCAGCAGCGCGTCTCCATCTGCCGTGCGCTCGCCTTCCGCCCGAGAATTCTCCTGATGGACGAGCCTTTCGCCGCCCTCGACGAGATCACGCGGGAGACCCTTCAGGAGGAGTTGCTGCGCATCTGGGCCCAGACGGAGACGACGGTCGTCTTCATCACCCACTCGATCCCCGAGGCGGTGCTCTTGTCCGAACAGATCGTCGTGATGTCCGCGCGCCCCGGCCGGGTGCTGGAGCGCATCAACGTGCCCTTCCCTCGCCCACGCACCGAGAAAATCCGCGAGATGCCGGACTTCGCCGCGCTCGCCTCCCGCATCCGCGGCCTGCTGCGCCCCCGCGATCCGGCATCCGCGCCGGCGCCCGTCATGGCGGAGGTGTGAACCATGTCCGGCGCCTCGCTCTATCGCGTCTCGGTCACCTTCGGCCAGGTGCTCGTCTTCGTCGCATTCTTCGGCCTGTGGGAAGGGCTGGTGGATCTCCTCGGCATCAAGCCGGTGATCCTGCCCCCGCCCTCCCGCATCGCCGAGGTGGCGTGGGAGAGCCGGGCCATCCTCATCAAGAACACCTGGCCCACCTTCGTCGCCATCTCGCTCGGCTTCCTGACGGCGGTGGCCAGCGGCTTCCTCATCGCGGTGGGCATCGCCTATTCGCGGGTGATCCGTGACCTGACCTATCCGTTTCTGGTGGCGGCGCAAATCCTGCCCAAGATCGCCTTCGCGCCGCTCTTCCTCATCTGGTTCGGCTTCGGCCTCACGCCCAAGGTGGTGATCGCCGCGCTGATCGCCTTCTTCCCGGTGGTGATCAACACATCCAAGGGGCTCACCTCGGTCGATTCCGAGCTGCTGCAATACATGGATTCCCTGGGTGCCAGCACCTGGGAGAAATTCACCAAGATCAGCCTGCCCTGGGCCATGCCCTATTTCTTCGCCGCGCTGAAGATCTCCATTACCCTCGCCATCGTCGGAGCCGTGGTGGGCGAGTTCGTCGCCGCCGGTGAAGGGCTGGGATACGTCATCAACGCCTCCAACATCACGCTCGATACCGAGCTGATGTTCGCGGCGATCATCTGCCTCAGCGTCCTCGGCATCCTCATGTTCCTCGCCGTGGTGCTGGCCGAGCGTCTTCTCATTCCGTCCGCCCCGGAAGGCGGCGGGGTGCAGGCCACCATGTGAGCGGCGGGGCCGCAGACCTTGTGTTGAAAACGAACCTTCCAGTGACAAAGGGGAACGGACATGTGGACGGAACGCAGGTCTCTTCTGAAACTCACGGCCGCCGCCGGCATCGCGCTGTCGGGGCTTCTGGCACCGGTAGTGGCGCAGGCGGCCGACAAGGTGAAGCTGCGGCTCGACTGGGTGTTCGGTGCCGAGCACGCGCCGATCTTCCTCGCCATGGAGCGCGGCTACTTCCGCGACGAGGGCATCGATGTCGATCTCCTGCCCGGTGAGGGCTCGTCCGTCACCGTGAAGCTGGTGGGCAACCGGGACGCGGAATTCGGCTATGCCACCGCCGATCAGATCCTGATCGGCGCCCAGCGCGGGCTGGATCTGGTCGCAACAGCAGTGGTGCTCCAGCAAAATCCCACGGCCTTCATCTTCAAGACGTCCCAGAACATCAAGGACGTCAAGACCGACCTCTACGGCAAGACCATCGGTGTCCAGCTCAAGAGCAACACCGGGCGCCAGTGGGAGGCGATGAAGAAGGACCTCAAGCTCGATGCCGCCAAGCTGCGCGAGGTGCCGGCCGACGGCGCGCTCGTCGCCATGATCGCCTCCAACCGGATCGATGTGGGCGTCGGCTTCTATTTCAACGACGCGCTGAAGCTGAGGGCGACAGGCGAGGATGTCAGCTGGATCCTCTTCGAGGACCTCGGCATGAAGATGTATTCCACCTCCCTGCTCACCAACCCGGCCCTGGTGAAGGAGAAGCCGGACCTCGTGAAGCGCTTCACTCGCGCCTTCCTGAAGGGCTGGCAGGCGGCCATCGATGATCCCAAGGCGGCCTACGCGGCCTTCATCAAGGCCAATCCCAGCACCGACAAGGTGTATGCGGAGCTGAAGCTGCCCGAGGTTCTCAAACTCACCCAGTCGCCGGACGTGAAGCAGAACGGTCTCGGCCACTCGACCGCCGCGGCCTGGGAGAACCTTCAGGCGCAGCTGATCGCCATGGAGATGATGAAGGATAAGACCGACATCTCCAAGGTGTTCACCAACGATTTCCTGAAGTGACCCTCGAGCACGAAGGGCAGACCATGGCCAACAGCGACATTCTCATCATCGGAACCGGCTATTTCGCCGAGATCATGATCGGTGACCTGGCGGCCACGGCGCGCGGGCCCGTCAGGGTCACCATCGGCGGGCGCAATCGCGAGCGCATGACGTGGCTGGCGCAGGCGGGCAACGCGCGCGCCGCCATTTTCGGCACGACGGCCACCTTCGATACCCTCGCGGTCGACCAGTCCTCGGCGGAGACGGTGGGCGAAGCCATCGCCGCCGCCGCGCCCCGCGTGTTGGTCCAGTCGGCCTCGCTCCAGTCCCCCTGGAAGGTGGACCGGTTGGACAGCGCGTGGTCGAAGCTGGTGGCGGAGGCCGGCTTCGGCATGACCATCGCGTTCCATGCGTTGCTGCCGTCAAGATCGGCGCGTGCGGTGAAGGCCAGCGGTGCCGACATTGCCTTCGTCAACACCTGCTATCCGGATGGGGTGAACCAGGTTCTGGCGGCGTCCGGCCTGCCAATCACCTGCGGCGTAGGCAATATCGGGATCTTCTCGTCCATCATCGAGGCTCTGGTCCCTCCCGAGCGGCGTGCCAGCGTTCGCGTCCTTGGCCATCACCAGCATCTCGTCCAGTGGCGGAAGCCTGGCACCGAGCGTACCGGCGCCCCCGTGCGCTCCTGGATCGGCGGCGAGGAGGTCGAGGACGTGGACGGCTGGACCCGCCATGTCCAGCTCCCCTACCGCGATCTCAACGCCATCTCCGGCGCCGCCGCCGTTCCCGTGCTGCTGGCGCTTGCCGGCCACGGCGAAATTGGCGCCCACGTGCCGGGGCCTGCGGGCCTGCCGGGCGGGTATCCGGTCAGGGTCGATCGCGGCCGAGTGACGCTCGACCTGCCGGACGGGATGACCGAGACGGAAGCCATCGCCTGGAACCGTGGCTTCGAAGCGGCGGACGGGGTCAGCGTGACCGGGGACGGACGGGTGGTCTATTCCGAGGCTGCGCGGCGCGCGCTGGCGGCTCACAGCCCGGACCTCGCGGCCGGCTTCAAGGTGGGCGAGGTGGAAGCGGCGGCCGCGGCGCTGGGCGAGCTGCGCGCACGGCTCGGCGGCTGAGGCATGGCCCTGCCTCCGCTGCCGGAAACGCCGTCCTTCCGCCTGGAGGGACGCCGCGCCCTCGTCACCGGTGCCGGTCGCGGCATCGGGCTCGGGGCGGCCGCGGCCCTGGCGCGGGCGGGCGCCCATGTGACCCTGTGCGCGCGGACGGTGGAGGAGGTGGAGGCCGGGGCCGAAGCCATCCGGTCGGCCGGCGGCGCGGCATCCGCGCTGCCCCTCGACATCACTGACCTGCGGGCGATGCAGGACGTGCTGGAGCGGTTCGAGCCGTTCGACATTCTGGTGAGCAATGCCGGCACCAATCGCCCGCGCCCACTGCTCGACACGACGCCGGAGGATTTCGACGCCGTTTTC
The nucleotide sequence above comes from Xanthobacter flavus. Encoded proteins:
- a CDS encoding GntR family transcriptional regulator; amino-acid sequence: MANAKTNKTPAAPEEKATRGRAHVYDLVARYMYRGLMVGAFLPGQVMSLRKLAAALGTSPMPVREVLSRLVAANALEETKGGSVRVPRLTPEKIADLFDVREQLEGNATERAAKACTKELISELTAINKSLLQAIEKRDIMNCLSQNQKFHFTLYGASGSDVLMPLIESLWLQFGPTMYMSFLVPSMPWDATSHVKIIEALKAENPGAAKRAVLHDIRRTGQALLNVGGGQSIELPFTRGLELLFDT
- a CDS encoding ABC transporter ATP-binding protein, translated to MAKAPGISIEDLSVVFKTRTGVTTALDKVSFDIAPGSFLSVVGPSGCGKTTLLKILSGVLQPSGGRVLFDGEPLARTKVQGQVGYVFQRALLLPWRSALDNVMLTLEVARRGMSRSEREAEARHWLQVAGLAGFEHRFPHELSGGMQQRVSICRALAFRPRILLMDEPFAALDEITRETLQEELLRIWAQTETTVVFITHSIPEAVLLSEQIVVMSARPGRVLERINVPFPRPRTEKIREMPDFAALASRIRGLLRPRDPASAPAPVMAEV
- a CDS encoding ABC transporter substrate-binding protein, with product MWTERRSLLKLTAAAGIALSGLLAPVVAQAADKVKLRLDWVFGAEHAPIFLAMERGYFRDEGIDVDLLPGEGSSVTVKLVGNRDAEFGYATADQILIGAQRGLDLVATAVVLQQNPTAFIFKTSQNIKDVKTDLYGKTIGVQLKSNTGRQWEAMKKDLKLDAAKLREVPADGALVAMIASNRIDVGVGFYFNDALKLRATGEDVSWILFEDLGMKMYSTSLLTNPALVKEKPDLVKRFTRAFLKGWQAAIDDPKAAYAAFIKANPSTDKVYAELKLPEVLKLTQSPDVKQNGLGHSTAAAWENLQAQLIAMEMMKDKTDISKVFTNDFLK
- a CDS encoding ABC transporter permease, which encodes MSGASLYRVSVTFGQVLVFVAFFGLWEGLVDLLGIKPVILPPPSRIAEVAWESRAILIKNTWPTFVAISLGFLTAVASGFLIAVGIAYSRVIRDLTYPFLVAAQILPKIAFAPLFLIWFGFGLTPKVVIAALIAFFPVVINTSKGLTSVDSELLQYMDSLGASTWEKFTKISLPWAMPYFFAALKISITLAIVGAVVGEFVAAGEGLGYVINASNITLDTELMFAAIICLSVLGILMFLAVVLAERLLIPSAPEGGGVQATM
- a CDS encoding mandelate racemase/muconate lactonizing enzyme family protein, with amino-acid sequence MPKIASIETLVVQLPTRRKHQWTGLTEPIGRYLLVKMTDDDGRTGWGEAPALKDWGGEFGRYFGESVAIADLLIQRYFAPALVGVELANPAELHARMDGVLKGYPYAKAAVEFAYYDVSGRWLGVPVHTLLGGKSRSRVPVTHSIGLISLEDAAAEAEKVAAEGIRTIKVKIGVDPDRDVAVVGAVRAAAGDKVDICVDANEGYRTPGDAIRTIRKMEKYELKYVEQPVMGIERIAEVARAIDAPVMADESAWNAHDAIQIIERRAAQIVSIYTTKPGGLYKAMEVAAVCRAAGIVCNVNGSVETGVGNLANIHLAASAPAVTLSNVVPVSTPAAFQQGQIGGIYYTDDLILQPLTLVDGAIEVPTGPGMGIDIDAEKIARYTVPA
- a CDS encoding VOC family protein, whose product is MSGAMQQAASAARVTGFGHQLIMVADIDKSVDFYTRLLGFTSRPAKPLADGRPFVAFHHGIALIARRETEHRQIDHIAFEVDDARAMRERLRSAGVPFFTDLHNGPYGPTIYVADPDGTKVDLYQVGATAEA
- a CDS encoding M24 family metallopeptidase, whose translation is MREEILSRQAAAMREQGIDAIVSCSPENFAYAAGFVVPSQPLLRHRHAMAVVSADAALNLFVVDMEESTVVREAPGVPLTIWKEFSDDAMSVLATMLGGLGLSGGRIGIEMDYLPAGDFARLSAALPGVTFVPAEHLLSRLRQIKTPGEVALLRRLARIADQAIGDTLSALKPGDTELDIAAHLTRNIYELGAEHFKLLITATGERSQLPNVGPTDRKLVRGDVCRVEIFSVIGGYQAGVCRTAYVEEPPPMAEEVWQVMVDCKYRLLDIAKPGADCLEIYNDFVGRLKAHNLPPISFVGHGIGLHLHEDPYLGATPLLGQPGKSAALEENMVLGFEPLCYRTGYGFGVQNKDLMLITATGSELLSDYTDTDRLIRIG